From Solanum lycopersicum chromosome 8, SLM_r2.1, the proteins below share one genomic window:
- the LOC138337933 gene encoding uncharacterized protein gives MREGKVEEFINLKQGSMTVREYSLKFVKLSRDEMSRFLTGINGDLEEECRSAVLHDNMDLSRLMVHVHQVEDNRKKRGIRDVRKPRPQDQASPSHGVHIKNFGVREQPRFKKGQQSSGILTLRKVQHLEEADLNPRGAMKSAATEPPKRNKFYSLKSREEQEKSADVVTGSTLSFVTPLLALTFEILPEVLHDPIVVSTPLGECVRTDSVYKDFPIVVCGSVPIVNELLVVFPEYLHGGPSLREIDFGIDLEPDIKPISIPPNRITPAELKELKMQLKDLTVTFMGHILSDQAVDMNPRKIEAVKNCPKTLTPTDIRSFLGLTGYYRKFVEGFSSIAAPLTTLTKKKAKFEWIETCEKSFKDPKDRVTLVPVITLPKCGENYTVYCDASRVCFVCVLIQAGKVIAYASRQLKVHEKNYPTHDLELAPMVF, from the exons ATGAGGGAAggcaaggttgaggagttcattaaCCTTAAACAAGGCTCTATGactgtcagggagtattccctgaagtttgttaaGCTATCAAG ggatgagatgagcaggttcctcacaggaatcaatGGAGACCTGGAGGAGGAGTGTCGGTCTGCGGtgctccatgataatatggacctttccaggttgatggtgcatgtccaCCAGGTAGAGGACAACCGAAAGAAGAGAGGTATTCGTGATGTTAGGAAGCCAAGACCTCAAGATCAGGCAAGTCCCAGTCATGGAGTCCACATAAAAAATTTTGGTGTCCGTGAGCAACCCAGGTTCAAGAAGGGGCAACAGAGTTCTGGAATTCTAACTCTTAGAAAAGTACAACACCTAGAGGAGGCAGACTTGAACCCAAGAGGGGCAATGAAG AGTGCAGCAACCGAGCCTCCCAAGAGGAACAAATTCTATTCCCTGAAGAGCAGGGAAGAGCAGGAGAAGTCTGCTGATGTGGTTACAG GatctacgctttcctttgtgACTCCTCTGCTTGCTCTTACTTTTGAAATACTAcctgaagttctgcatgatcctatagtggttagtacgcctTTAGGAGAATGTGTAAGAACTGATAGTGTTTACAAGGATTTCCCAATAGTTGTATGTG gCTCAGTGCCTATAGTGAATGAGCTCCTAGTTGTGTTTCCTGAATATTTGCATGGAGGACCTTCccttcgagagattgactttggtatcgacttagaacccgatattaaaccaatctcaattcctcctaataGAATCACTCCAgcagaactcaaagagttgaagatgcagttaaaagatctcactg tgaccttcaTGGGTCATATTCTGTCCGATCAAGCTGTAGATATGAACCCCAGGAAGATTGAAGCTGTTAAGAACTGTCCAAAGACCCTTACTCCCACTGACATCCGTAGCTTTCTAGGATTGACTGGTTACTACCGCAAGTTTGTGGAGggcttttcttccattgctgccccaTTGACAACTTTGACGAAGAAGAAAGCCAAGTTTGAATGGATagagacttgtgagaagagtttcaaAGATCCCAAGGACAGAGTCACTTTAGTCCCGGTGATTACTCtgcctaagtgtggtgagaattacactgtatattgtgatgcatctagggtttgCTTTGTTTGTGTTCTTATACaggctggtaaggtgatagcctatgcttccagacagctcaaggttcatgagaagaattatcccactcatgatctGGAGTTGGCACCTATGGTGTTTTAA
- the LOC138337935 gene encoding uncharacterized protein: protein MKYILVPVDYVSKWVEAIALSNNEGKSVTAFVKKNIFSRFGTLRAIISEGISHFRNKFFQVLVVKYIVHHNVDTPYHPQTSGQVEVSNREIKQIIAKTVSANRTDWSRRLDDAHWAYRTA from the coding sequence atgaagtacattcttgtgcCGGTTGACTATGTgtctaaatgggtggaagcaaTTGCGCTCTccaacaatgaagggaagagtgtcaccgcaTTCGTAAAAAAGAACATCTTCTCCAGATTTGGTACACTGAGGGCCATCATTAGCGAGGGCATCTCACACTTTCGTAATAAATTTTTCCAAGTTCTGGTGGTTAAATATATTGTTCATCACAATGTGGATACACCTTACCACCCACAGACTAGCGGGCAAGTGGAGGTGTCCAatagggagatcaaacagattaTAGCAAAAACTGTGAGCGCcaatagaacggattggtcaaggaggctagATGACGCTCATTGGGCCTACCGCACTGCATAG